A region from the Tachysurus vachellii isolate PV-2020 chromosome 25, HZAU_Pvac_v1, whole genome shotgun sequence genome encodes:
- the vill gene encoding villin-1, producing the protein MTENASLKGIKYKPGLQIWTINDMKMVPVPEEEFGNFFEGDCYVVLHGGPENVRTMNIHYWIGNNSSQDEQGAAAVYVTQLDDFLGGSPVQNREVQGFESAKFKSYFKNGIIYKKGGVGSGFKHVETNVYDILRLLHVKGRKDVTAMEVDVSWTSFNNGDIFLLDMGKNIVQWNGPQSNRQERLKGCLLAQSIRDRERGGRAQIGIIEGEKEEAYPELMKIMISVLGQRTRPVKEAIPDSTADQLKTANVKLYQVSDDSGKLIVQEVASSPLTQSLLNSNDCYIVDIGGVSLAVWKGKKASDQERRSALQYAVGFIKAKNYPPTTHVEVMSDGAESAMFKQLFKSWKDKGQTQGLGKTYTRGQIAKVDQVKFNVMELHAEPKLAAQERMVDDASGEVKIWRIEHLELQEVQPSTYGQFYGGDCYLILYTYNRANKPQYLLYMWLGRHATQDEITACAYQAVNIDNKYNGAPVQVRVTMGKEPRHFLAIFKGKLIIYEGGTGKPGVVNPDPGARLFQVKGTDEMNTKATEVPARASSLNSNDVFFLKTKDMSYMWYGKGCSGDEREMGKTVADVLSKVDKQIVMEGQEPAQFWVALGGKAPYSSDKSFEKLTPSHTPRLFECSNQTGQFRMEEVANFSQDDLDEDDVMLLDTWEEVFLWIGNSANQFEIQESHGCALEYLKTHPAGRNPDTPIISVKQGYEPPTFIGWFNAWDTYKWSGGLSYEEMKSKVSASGSVSQTSVNMNNKVINRKSVGGDVLSSAPGGPITEISTQNSKSQNPRPHVSSGKSQSSVNLGPEKQTNNSARELPQAVDPSNRENYLSDADFESLLGCSRNDFQRLPKWRQSDLKKKAGLL; encoded by the exons ATGACTGAAAACGCCTCACTTAAAGGCATCAAGTACAAGCCTGGCCTACAGATATGGACTATAAAT GATATGAAAATGGTTCCTGTGCCAGAAGAAGAGTTTGGGAATTTCTTTGAAGGAGACTGTTACGTGGTTCTTCAT ggaGGGCCAGAGAATGTTCGCACCATGAACATCCATTACTGGATAGGGAACAACTCCTCTCAGGATGAGCAAGGTGCCGCGGCCGTCTACGTGACACAGCTGGACGATTTTTTGGGTGGAAGCCCAGTGCAAAATCGGGAGGTTCAGGGCTTTGAATCAGCCAAGTTTAAAAGTTACTTCAAAAACGGCATAAT ATATAAAAAAGGAGGAGTTGGGTCGGGGTTTAAACACGTCGAAACCAACGTCTATGATATTCTGCGTCTGCTGCACGTCAAAGGCCGGAAGGATGTCACTGCCATGGAG GTGGATGTGTCATGGACAAGCTTCAACAATGGGGATATTTTTCTCCTGGACATGGGAAAAAACATTGTGCAGTGGAATGGCCCTCAGAGCAACAGACAGGAAAGGTTAAAG GGATGTTTGCTAGCTCAGAGCAtcagggatagagagagagggggacgaGCGCAGATCGGAATaatagagggagaaaaagaagaagcctACCCAGAACTGATGAAGATCATGATATCTGTGCTGGGCCAGAGGACAAGACCAGTGAAAGAAGCAATACCTGACAGCACAGCTGACCAGTTAAAGACTGCTAATGTCAAACTTTACCA GGTTTCAGATGACAGTGGTAAGCTGATAGTACAGGAAGTGGCTTCTAGTCCATTGACCCAAAGCCTTCTCAATTCTAAT GACTGCTACATTGTAGACATCGGCGGTGTCTCTTTAGCAGTGTGGAAAGGAAAGAAGGCTTCTGATCAGGAGAGGCGTTCGGCCCTTCAATATGCAGTG GGATTTATCAAAGCCAAAAACTATCCCCCCACGACTCATGTGGAAGTGATGAGTGATGGAGCAGAATCTGCCATGTTTAAACAACTCTTCAAGTCCTGGAAAGATAAAGGTCAAACCCAGGGCCTGGGGAAAACCTACACCAGGGGCCAGATAG CCAAAGTTGACCAGGTCAAGTTCAACGTCATGGAACTACATGCTGAGCCTAAACTGGCTGCACAGGAGCGAATGGTGGATGATGCTTCTGGTGAAGTAAAG aTTTGGCGTATAGAGCACTTGGAGCTTCAGGAGGTACAACCCAGTACCTATGGGCAGTTTTATGGAGGAGACTGTTATCTAATTCTCTATACCTACAACAGAGCCAACAAACCACAGTATCTCCTCTACATGTGGCTG GGTCGCCATGCCACACAGGACGAGATAACAGCATGTGCATACCAGGCAGTCAATATAGACAATAAATATAATGGAGCTCCTGTTCAGGTCAGGGTGACCATGGGTAAAGAGCCACGCCATTTTCTGGCCATCTTTAAGGGTAAACTCATCATCTATGAG GGTGGGACAGGAAAACCGGGTGTGGTAAACCCTGATCCCGGAGCCAGGCTTTTCCAGGTTAAAGGAACAGATGAAATGAATACTAAGGCTACAGAGGTGCCAGCTAGAGCATCTTCTCTCAACAGCAATGATGTCTTTTTTCTGAAAACAAAGGACATGTCTTACATGTGGTACGGCAAG GGCTGCAGTGGTGATGAGCGTGAGATGGGGAAGACTGTAGCTGATGTACTTTCAAAGGTGGACAAGCAGATTGTGATGGAGGGCCAAGAGCCTGCACAGTTCTGGGTGGCCTTGGGTGGAAAAGCACCATATTCAAGTGACAAGAG CTTTGAGAAGTTAACGCCATCGCACACTCCCCGCCTCTTTGAGTGCTCTAACCAGACGGGGCAATTCCGTATGGAGGAGGTGGCTAATTTCTCTCAGGATGACCTGGATGAGGATGATGTCATGCTGCTGGACACCTGGGAGGAG GTTTTCCTGTGGATTGGCAACTCTGCCAACCAGTTTGAGATCCAGGAGTCTCACGGCTGTGCATTAGAATATCTGAAGACGCATCCAGCGGGCCGCAACCCTGATACCCCCATCATCTCAGTAAAACAGGGCTACGAGCCGCCGACTTTTATAGGATGGTTCAACGCTTGGGACACTTACAAgtggagt GGAGGTTTGTCATATGAAGAGATGAAGAGTAAGGTGTCTGCCTCAGGATCGGTTTCACAGACCAGTGTG AATATGAACAACAAAGTCATCAACAGGAAGTCAGTGGGTGGAGATGTGCTCAGCAGCGCCCCTGGTGGTCCCATTACTGAAATCTCAACTCAGAACTCCAAATCTCAAAATCCTCGACCCCACGTGAGCAGCGGTAAAAGTCAAAGCTCAGTGAATTTGGGTCCTGAGAAGCAAACCAATAATAGCGCCAGAGAGCTTCCTCAGGCAGTGGATCCCAGCAACCGAGAG AATTATCTGAGTGACGCAGACTTTGAGAGTCTTCTCGGCTGCTCCAGGAATGATTTCCAGCGCTTGCCAAAGTGGCGTCAGAGCGACCTGAAAAAGAAAGCTGGGCTCTTATAG